A single region of the Acidobacteriota bacterium genome encodes:
- the hisS gene encoding histidine--tRNA ligase encodes MTAKRRFQTVKGMHDLVGEAPAFAFVEEKAREVFSLYGYDEVRTPVVEETELFVRGVGEGSEIVGKQMYTFDDKKGRSLTLRPEGTAPIARAYLQNDWASGPQPVKVFYMGPYFRYERPQEGRYRQFHQIGAELIGDPGPYSDVELLVMLLRFLEELGFEDLEVGLNSVGDPECRQRYSRRLREFLEPYRDELGADSRRRLETNPLRILDTKAPRERELLEGAPRLRDELGDPARDHFQVVCGELDRFGVDFEIDDGLVRGLDYYTRTVFEITSTALGAQNAILGGGRYDGLIAELGGPSVPGIGFAIGQDRLVDLVLKIPGARKRLEVEDHRRRPVCVIPIGVSYRRHGMELAQELRAAGIPAICEFDSLRPLKARLKQAARHDCQWVVLFGEDEEKNGQVVLRDFYNRSQETIPRDGFAAAVAARIAAHEQP; translated from the coding sequence ATGACTGCGAAGCGGCGATTCCAGACCGTCAAGGGTATGCACGACCTGGTCGGGGAGGCCCCTGCCTTTGCGTTCGTGGAGGAGAAGGCGCGAGAGGTGTTTTCCCTCTACGGCTACGACGAGGTGCGTACACCGGTCGTGGAGGAAACGGAACTGTTCGTGCGCGGCGTGGGCGAGGGCAGCGAGATCGTCGGCAAGCAGATGTACACCTTCGACGACAAGAAGGGTCGCAGCCTGACGCTCCGCCCGGAAGGCACGGCGCCGATCGCGCGGGCCTACCTGCAGAACGACTGGGCGTCGGGACCGCAGCCGGTCAAGGTCTTCTACATGGGGCCGTACTTTCGCTACGAGCGCCCCCAGGAGGGCCGTTACCGTCAGTTCCACCAGATCGGCGCGGAGCTGATCGGGGATCCCGGGCCCTACAGCGACGTCGAACTGCTGGTCATGCTGCTGCGCTTCCTGGAGGAGCTCGGATTCGAGGACCTTGAGGTGGGCCTCAATTCGGTCGGCGATCCGGAGTGCAGGCAGCGCTACTCCCGGCGTCTGCGGGAGTTCCTCGAACCGTACCGTGACGAACTGGGCGCTGACAGCCGGCGGCGGCTGGAGACGAATCCCCTCCGCATCCTGGACACGAAGGCGCCCAGGGAGCGGGAACTGCTCGAAGGCGCACCACGACTTCGCGATGAGCTGGGCGACCCGGCTCGTGACCACTTCCAGGTCGTCTGCGGCGAACTCGACCGGTTCGGCGTCGACTTCGAGATCGACGATGGCCTGGTGCGCGGCCTCGACTACTACACGCGGACCGTGTTCGAGATCACGTCCACCGCCCTGGGCGCCCAGAACGCGATCCTGGGCGGCGGCCGCTACGACGGTCTGATCGCCGAACTCGGTGGACCGAGCGTGCCCGGCATCGGCTTCGCGATCGGTCAGGACCGGTTGGTCGACCTGGTCCTGAAGATCCCCGGAGCCCGTAAGCGTCTGGAGGTCGAGGACCATCGTCGAAGGCCCGTGTGCGTGATTCCGATCGGCGTTTCGTACCGTCGGCACGGCATGGAGCTGGCGCAGGAGCTGCGCGCTGCCGGTATCCCCGCGATCTGTGAGTTCGATTCTCTCCGGCCTCTCAAGGCTCGACTGAAACAGGCGGCCCGGCACGACTGCCAGTGGGTCGTGCTGTTCGGTGAGGACGAAGAGAAGAACGGACAGGTCGTGTTGAGGGACTTCTACAACCGTAGCCAGGAGACCATCCCGCGGGACGGTTTCGCAGCCGCCGTCGCAGCGAGGATTGCCGCCCACGAGCAGCCCTAG
- the aspS gene encoding aspartate--tRNA ligase, translating to MKRTQAGTLTTEEVGRQTKVQGWVHRRRDHGGVIFLDVRDRSGVVQAVVHPETTPAAAAALQPARLEWVVEVEGEVVRRDPDKVNPKMATGEIEVQVETGRVLGRSEPMPFGVEGAQDASEETRLKYRFLDLRRTGLQRNLRMRSDFTIESLAYFREHGFVNVETPMLTRSTPEGARDYLVPSRLNHGSFYALPQSPQLFKQILMVSGLERYVQFARCFRDEDLRADRQPEFTQIDVEMSFVDEEDVFALVEGLFSRVFPLAGIEPPVSYPRLSYDDAMRRYGSDRPDLRVDLEITDVTDCLRETEFRAFQAAIAAGGVVRGVHIPGASSSSRRQVDEYADIARRHGSAGVLWVKRENGVPSFLVKSALSQGQVETLADRLGVEEGGMALLVAAPEPTAAAALGSLREEVGRRFGHMRENAHEFLWVHDFPLVTWNGDEGRWNATHHPFTSPHMSDLDRLESDPGSVRSRAYDVVLNGNEIGGGSIRIHDRDVQKRVLALLGIDAEEAERRFGFLFEALSYGAPPHGGIALGVDRIVMLMAGADSLRDVIAFPKTASAVCLMTEAPSTVDQEQLLDLGLRIRPQGGG from the coding sequence GTGAAGAGAACGCAGGCAGGAACCCTGACCACCGAAGAGGTCGGCCGGCAGACGAAGGTCCAGGGATGGGTCCATCGCCGCCGCGATCACGGCGGCGTGATCTTCCTCGACGTGCGCGACCGGAGCGGCGTCGTGCAGGCGGTGGTACACCCCGAGACCACGCCCGCGGCGGCCGCGGCCCTGCAGCCAGCACGGCTCGAGTGGGTCGTCGAGGTCGAGGGCGAGGTCGTTCGCCGGGATCCGGACAAGGTGAACCCGAAGATGGCCACCGGCGAGATCGAGGTGCAGGTCGAGACCGGCCGCGTCCTGGGCCGTTCGGAGCCGATGCCGTTCGGCGTGGAGGGCGCTCAGGACGCGAGTGAGGAGACGCGCCTCAAGTACCGGTTCCTCGACCTTCGCCGGACCGGCCTGCAGCGCAACCTGAGGATGCGCTCCGACTTCACGATCGAGAGCCTGGCGTACTTCCGCGAGCACGGCTTCGTCAACGTGGAGACGCCGATGCTCACCCGGTCGACGCCGGAGGGAGCCCGCGACTACCTGGTGCCGAGCCGCCTGAATCACGGCAGCTTCTATGCCCTGCCGCAGTCGCCGCAGCTGTTCAAGCAGATCCTGATGGTCAGCGGCCTGGAGCGCTACGTCCAGTTCGCGCGCTGTTTCCGCGACGAGGATCTGCGCGCCGACCGGCAGCCCGAGTTCACCCAGATCGACGTCGAGATGTCGTTCGTCGACGAGGAGGACGTCTTCGCCCTCGTCGAGGGTCTCTTCTCGCGGGTGTTTCCGCTGGCCGGGATCGAGCCGCCGGTCTCCTACCCGCGTCTCTCCTACGACGACGCGATGCGGCGCTACGGCTCGGACCGTCCGGATCTGCGGGTGGATCTCGAGATCACGGACGTGACCGACTGCCTCCGGGAGACGGAGTTTCGGGCCTTCCAGGCGGCGATCGCGGCTGGCGGCGTCGTGCGGGGCGTCCACATTCCCGGCGCCTCCTCGTCCAGCCGCCGCCAGGTGGACGAGTACGCCGACATTGCCCGTCGCCACGGCTCCGCGGGCGTGCTCTGGGTCAAGCGGGAGAACGGCGTCCCCTCGTTCCTGGTGAAGAGCGCCCTGAGCCAGGGGCAGGTCGAAACGCTTGCGGATCGGCTCGGCGTCGAGGAGGGCGGCATGGCGCTCCTGGTGGCGGCGCCGGAACCGACGGCGGCCGCCGCCCTCGGCTCGCTGCGTGAAGAGGTCGGCCGCCGCTTCGGCCACATGCGCGAGAACGCGCACGAGTTCCTGTGGGTGCACGACTTCCCGCTTGTGACCTGGAACGGCGACGAGGGGCGATGGAACGCGACGCATCATCCGTTCACGTCGCCGCACATGTCCGACCTGGATCGCCTGGAGAGCGATCCGGGCTCGGTCCGCTCACGCGCCTACGACGTGGTGCTCAACGGCAACGAGATCGGCGGCGGCTCCATTCGTATTCACGACCGGGACGTGCAGAAGCGGGTGCTCGCCCTGCTGGGGATCGACGCCGAGGAGGCGGAACGTCGTTTCGGCTTCCTGTTCGAGGCGCTCAGCTACGGCGCGCCGCCTCACGGCGGCATCGCGCTCGGCGTCGACCGGATCGTCATGCTGATGGCCGGCGCCGACTCGCTGCGGGACGTGATCGCCTTCCCGAAGACGGCGTCGGCGGTGTGCCTGATGACCGAGGCGCCGTCGACGGTCGACCAGGAGCAGCTGCTCGATCTGGGGCTGCGCATCCGTCCCCAAGGCGGCGGCTGA
- the aroB gene encoding 3-dehydroquinate synthase, producing MAELASDGPRRLTLRHPRGVSEILVGHGLLGAGGGGALDDVANWCRGRVVFLVTSEVPERHCGDAARDLLEPATRLETIEVPDGEAAKTLECAGSVWRQMLERGGKRDSRLVTLGGGAVGDLGGFAAAAFLRGIDYVQLPTTLLAQVDASVGGKTAVDLPGGKNTVGAFHHPRFVLADVDCLRTLPRGELRAGLFEVVKMAALLDLDLLATVEESLDRLLAVDADVLTPVVAASIAAKLGVVEADLEEGDRRRLLNFGHTLGHAIESEFGYRELRHGDAVGHGMRFALRLALRRGLDPEFAARLERMIDRLGPPHLGAVEERRGIRLDVDRLIAAMGRDKKARESGLVWILPAAPGRAEIVADLDPALVRRELRAFLDDSRGPSRGSAR from the coding sequence ATGGCGGAGCTCGCCTCGGACGGGCCGCGCCGCCTGACGCTCCGGCATCCGCGCGGGGTGAGCGAGATCCTGGTGGGACATGGACTCCTCGGCGCGGGTGGAGGCGGTGCGCTCGATGACGTCGCCAACTGGTGCCGGGGGCGGGTCGTGTTCCTGGTCACAAGCGAGGTGCCGGAGCGTCACTGCGGCGATGCCGCGCGCGACCTGCTCGAACCGGCCACGCGACTCGAGACGATCGAGGTTCCCGATGGTGAGGCGGCCAAGACCCTCGAGTGCGCCGGTTCCGTGTGGCGGCAGATGCTCGAGCGCGGCGGCAAGCGCGACAGTCGTCTGGTCACCCTCGGCGGCGGCGCGGTGGGCGATCTCGGAGGCTTCGCGGCGGCCGCCTTCCTGCGCGGCATCGACTACGTCCAGCTCCCGACCACGCTGCTGGCTCAGGTCGACGCTTCGGTCGGCGGCAAGACGGCCGTGGACCTGCCGGGCGGCAAGAACACGGTCGGCGCCTTCCACCATCCCCGCTTCGTGCTCGCCGACGTGGATTGCCTGCGCACGTTGCCGCGCGGCGAGCTGCGGGCCGGACTGTTCGAGGTGGTCAAGATGGCCGCGCTGCTCGATCTCGATCTTCTGGCCACGGTCGAGGAGTCGCTGGATCGCCTGCTCGCGGTGGACGCCGACGTCCTGACGCCGGTCGTCGCGGCTTCGATCGCAGCGAAGCTGGGCGTCGTCGAAGCCGACCTGGAAGAGGGGGACCGCCGGCGGCTGCTCAACTTCGGCCACACCCTGGGGCACGCGATCGAGTCCGAGTTCGGCTACCGGGAGCTCCGGCACGGCGACGCCGTGGGGCACGGCATGCGGTTCGCGCTTCGCCTCGCCCTGCGCCGCGGTTTAGACCCGGAGTTCGCGGCGCGCCTGGAGCGGATGATCGACCGGCTGGGACCGCCGCACCTCGGCGCGGTGGAGGAGCGGCGTGGCATTCGCCTCGATGTGGACCGCCTCATCGCGGCGATGGGCCGCGACAAGAAGGCGCGCGAGAGCGGACTCGTGTGGATCCTGCCCGCCGCGCCGGGCCGGGCTGAGATCGTTGCCGATCTCGATCCGGCGCTCGTGCGGCGCGAGCTCCGGGCCTTTCTCGATGACAGCCGCGGTCCGTCCCGCGGGAGCGCACGGTGA
- the ftsY gene encoding signal recognition particle-docking protein FtsY has translation MSTETGSLWNRLRRGLGRTRNGLVGRINIALGGAARIDEEVLERLEESLIESDLGVETSLELVERLRQAQDAGPIAAGDEFALRQLLVDEVAVLLLDAPPVSLPAAPRITLLVGVNGSGKTTSAAKLAQASLARGEKVLFAAGDTFRAAAAEQLEVWGGRLGIEVIRRPKGGDPAALVFDAVQAATARGIDHLIVDTAGRLHTRGQLMEELSKVHRVARRAAGDAWSVFTLLVVDAGNGHNALVQAREFGAAVPIDAVFLAKLDGTAKGGMAVAIARDLRLPVAYLGVGEAVEDMVEYKPRSFAAALFG, from the coding sequence GTGAGCACCGAAACGGGGAGCCTGTGGAACCGGCTGCGACGGGGCCTGGGCCGCACCCGGAACGGGCTCGTCGGTCGGATCAACATCGCGCTTGGGGGCGCTGCCCGGATCGATGAGGAGGTGCTGGAGCGACTCGAAGAGTCCCTGATCGAGTCCGACCTGGGCGTCGAGACCTCGCTCGAGCTCGTCGAGCGGCTGCGCCAGGCACAGGATGCGGGTCCGATCGCTGCCGGAGACGAGTTCGCGCTGCGGCAGTTGCTGGTCGACGAGGTCGCGGTGCTCCTGCTCGACGCCCCGCCGGTGTCGCTACCGGCGGCACCGCGCATCACGCTGCTGGTGGGTGTCAACGGGTCCGGCAAGACGACATCGGCGGCGAAGCTGGCGCAGGCGTCCCTGGCCCGGGGCGAGAAGGTCCTGTTCGCGGCGGGCGACACGTTTCGGGCCGCGGCCGCGGAGCAGCTCGAGGTGTGGGGAGGGCGGCTGGGGATCGAGGTGATCCGGCGACCCAAGGGCGGAGACCCGGCCGCGCTCGTCTTCGACGCCGTGCAGGCGGCCACCGCGCGCGGGATCGACCACCTGATCGTGGACACGGCAGGACGCCTCCACACCCGCGGCCAACTGATGGAGGAACTCTCGAAGGTTCATCGTGTTGCGCGGCGGGCGGCCGGCGACGCCTGGAGTGTCTTCACCCTCCTCGTGGTCGACGCCGGCAACGGCCACAATGCGCTGGTGCAGGCGCGCGAGTTCGGAGCGGCGGTCCCGATCGACGCCGTCTTTCTGGCCAAGCTCGACGGAACGGCCAAGGGCGGCATGGCGGTCGCGATTGCCCGTGATCTGCGCCTGCCGGTCGCCTACCTGGGCGTGGGCGAAGCGGTCGAGGACATGGTCGAGTACAAGCCGCGGTCCTTTGCGGCCGCCCTGTTCGGATGA
- the ribD gene encoding bifunctional diaminohydroxyphosphoribosylaminopyrimidine deaminase/5-amino-6-(5-phosphoribosylamino)uracil reductase RibD encodes MSAAAPGANRRFDDADRRAMGRALTLARRGRSTTAPNPMVGSVVVRAGEVVGEGWHRRAGGEHAEAMALGQAGGRARGGTIYVTLEPCNHDGRTPPCAERILESGVRRVVFAHRDPNPEVTGGGAARLREAGLRVESGLLADQAVELNVPFLTRVLHGRPAVTLKWAMSLDGRIATATGDSQWISSEQGRRWALELREEHQAIVVGSGTALADDPRLDRRLGRAEGPIVRVVLDRRLRLPAGARMFEIEGPVVIYTEAPREIGSSTSADTRDWATRRDQLRSAGAEVVGLPAVEPAGVLEDLFDRGVSNVLVEGGGQVLAAFSGSGLWDRAAVCCAPVLIGGAAAPGPLGGEGPLRLADAWRLDELRVGRRGPDVILLGYRQGCLPELSRNVGG; translated from the coding sequence ATGAGCGCGGCCGCGCCTGGGGCGAACCGCCGTTTCGACGACGCGGACCGGCGGGCAATGGGTCGGGCGCTGACCCTGGCGCGACGCGGCCGCTCGACGACGGCACCGAACCCGATGGTCGGCTCGGTCGTCGTGCGGGCTGGCGAGGTGGTCGGCGAGGGCTGGCACCGGCGCGCGGGCGGCGAGCACGCGGAGGCGATGGCGCTCGGGCAGGCCGGCGGCCGCGCCCGCGGCGGCACGATCTACGTCACCCTCGAGCCCTGCAACCATGACGGCCGGACCCCGCCCTGTGCGGAGCGGATCCTGGAATCCGGGGTCCGGCGCGTCGTCTTCGCCCACCGGGATCCGAACCCGGAGGTGACCGGGGGCGGCGCCGCACGCTTGCGGGAGGCGGGCCTGCGGGTCGAGAGCGGGCTACTCGCCGATCAGGCGGTCGAGCTGAATGTGCCCTTCCTGACACGCGTTCTTCACGGCCGGCCGGCCGTGACCCTGAAGTGGGCGATGAGCCTGGACGGCCGCATCGCGACGGCGACCGGCGACAGCCAGTGGATCTCGTCGGAGCAGGGGCGCCGCTGGGCGCTCGAACTCCGGGAAGAGCACCAGGCGATCGTCGTCGGCAGCGGCACGGCGCTGGCCGACGATCCGCGCCTGGACCGGCGGCTGGGCCGGGCGGAGGGGCCGATCGTGCGCGTGGTGCTCGATCGACGGTTGCGGTTGCCGGCCGGGGCGCGCATGTTCGAGATCGAGGGACCCGTCGTCATCTATACGGAGGCTCCGCGGGAGATCGGCTCCTCGACGTCGGCGGACACTCGCGACTGGGCGACACGGCGCGACCAGTTGCGCAGCGCCGGCGCCGAGGTGGTGGGTCTTCCCGCCGTCGAGCCGGCCGGCGTGCTGGAGGACCTCTTCGACCGTGGAGTTTCCAACGTGCTGGTCGAGGGTGGCGGGCAGGTGCTCGCCGCCTTCTCCGGTTCCGGGCTGTGGGATCGAGCGGCGGTGTGCTGCGCGCCCGTTCTGATCGGCGGCGCGGCGGCGCCCGGTCCTCTGGGCGGCGAGGGACCGCTACGACTGGCCGATGCCTGGCGCCTGGACGAACTACGGGTCGGCAGGCGCGGACCGGACGTGATTCTCTTAGGCTACAGGCAGGGATGTTTACCGGAATTGTCACGGAACGTGGGCGGGTAG
- a CDS encoding riboflavin synthase, which yields MFTGIVTERGRVVEVPGASDRGGARLVVGHSPVLAAKLDLGASIAVAGVCLTVVEQDDADGTARSAFDLSPETLSRTTLGALRAGDEVNLEPPLSAGDPLGGHWVQGHVDTTTRVTRVEEQGDHRVVTFNVPVGLETGVVLKGSITIDGVSLTIAALDDRTFDVALIPHTLEVTTLGGLKPGDRVNVEGDVLARYVQKAVEAAVAAALGSK from the coding sequence ATGTTTACCGGAATTGTCACGGAACGTGGGCGGGTAGTCGAGGTCCCCGGGGCGTCCGACCGGGGCGGTGCGCGCCTGGTCGTCGGACACTCGCCGGTGCTGGCCGCGAAGCTCGATCTAGGTGCCAGCATCGCTGTGGCGGGCGTGTGCCTGACCGTGGTGGAGCAGGACGACGCGGATGGAACAGCACGATCCGCGTTCGACCTCTCTCCGGAGACGCTGAGCCGAACGACGCTCGGCGCGCTGCGGGCCGGCGACGAGGTGAACCTCGAGCCGCCGCTCTCGGCCGGCGACCCGCTGGGCGGCCACTGGGTCCAGGGGCATGTGGACACGACGACCCGGGTAACGCGGGTGGAGGAGCAGGGGGACCACCGTGTCGTCACGTTCAACGTCCCGGTCGGACTGGAGACGGGAGTCGTGCTCAAGGGCAGCATCACGATCGACGGCGTCAGTCTGACAATCGCGGCGCTCGACGATCGGACGTTCGACGTGGCGCTGATACCGCACACGCTCGAGGTGACGACCCTTGGTGGTCTGAAACCCGGCGACCGCGTGAACGTGGAGGGGGACGTTCTCGCCCGCTACGTCCAGAAGGCGGTGGAGGCCGCGGTTGCGGCCGCGCTCGGGTCGAAGTAG
- a CDS encoding haloacid dehalogenase-like hydrolase: MHLVVFDVDGTLVESEDFDGVLYARAIRNALKIDVDEDWAGYRHQTDSGILNEVLDRNGAGGDRSQAHVSVKREFIALVAGYLAARGDRLPEVPGARAFVNRLAARPDVAVAIATGGWKDSAAMKLRAIGLDPDTLNLASGSDAVSRVGIMRIAARRALGGRSAERRTYFGNRPWDREASRRLSWHFIGIGPDVEHSTRFDDLLDQESLDGALALTAPTAVAATETGSHPGSTGHPSTA, from the coding sequence ATGCACCTGGTCGTCTTCGACGTGGACGGAACGCTGGTCGAGTCCGAGGACTTCGACGGTGTCCTCTATGCCCGGGCGATCAGGAACGCGCTGAAGATCGATGTCGACGAGGACTGGGCCGGGTATCGGCACCAAACGGACAGCGGCATCCTGAACGAGGTCCTGGATCGCAACGGAGCCGGAGGCGACCGCTCCCAGGCTCACGTTTCCGTCAAGCGGGAGTTCATCGCCCTCGTAGCCGGCTACCTCGCCGCCCGCGGTGACCGGCTGCCGGAAGTCCCCGGCGCCCGCGCCTTTGTCAACCGGCTCGCCGCCCGCCCGGACGTCGCTGTCGCGATCGCCACCGGCGGTTGGAAGGACAGCGCCGCGATGAAGCTCCGGGCCATCGGCCTCGATCCGGACACGCTGAACCTCGCCTCCGGTTCGGACGCCGTAAGCCGCGTCGGGATCATGCGGATCGCGGCCAGGCGCGCGCTCGGCGGCAGATCAGCCGAGCGCAGGACCTACTTCGGCAACCGCCCGTGGGACCGGGAAGCCAGCCGCAGGCTGAGCTGGCACTTCATCGGCATCGGCCCGGACGTGGAGCACAGTACCCGGTTCGACGACCTTCTGGACCAGGAGTCCCTCGACGGTGCCTTGGCTCTGACGGCTCCTACCGCGGTCGCAGCAACGGAAACAGGATCACATCCCGGATCGACTGGGCATCCGTCAACAGCATGA
- the lysS gene encoding lysine--tRNA ligase has protein sequence MSELEAQIRNRRAKRDRLRERGVDPYPTRAAYDLEPSAISERYGDLSAEQLDEAAIRLRVPGRVRAHRTHGKAAFLDISDAAGAKVQVLLRRNQVGEEAWWLLSQLDIGDYVLAKGQLIRTRTGELTVMADRLELLAKATRPLPEKWHGLADREERYRRRYLDLLNSPESRHRFVVRSRAITAIRRFLLDLDFLEVETPMMQAIPGGAAARPFVTHHNALDLDLYLRIAPELYLKRLLVGGLHRVFEINRNFRNEGISTQHNPEFTMLEFYWAYSDYEQLMDITEQLLAAVVGDAGGGTATCTFRRDEIDFTPAWPRYSVRDSLIEIGGLDATTVDDESALAAELARHGEAEPRSPGYGNLLMALFDRLVEPKLIQPTFIHDYPIEVSPFAKLTAGDSRFTERFELFIGGMEIANAFTELNDPDAQAERFRQQLAARESGDDEAHRFDRDYVEALQYGMPPAGGLGLGIDRLVMLLTDAQSIRDVILFPLLRPR, from the coding sequence ATGTCCGAACTCGAAGCCCAGATCAGAAACCGGCGCGCGAAGCGCGACCGCCTCCGTGAGCGCGGCGTCGATCCCTATCCGACCCGCGCCGCCTACGACCTCGAGCCGAGCGCGATCTCCGAACGCTACGGCGACCTCTCCGCCGAGCAGCTCGACGAGGCCGCGATCCGTCTCCGGGTGCCGGGCCGCGTCCGCGCCCACCGGACCCACGGCAAGGCGGCCTTTCTCGACATCTCCGACGCCGCCGGCGCCAAGGTGCAGGTTCTGCTCCGCCGCAACCAGGTGGGCGAAGAGGCCTGGTGGCTGCTCTCGCAACTCGACATCGGCGACTACGTGCTCGCCAAGGGTCAACTGATCCGCACCCGCACCGGCGAGCTGACCGTCATGGCCGACCGTCTGGAACTTCTCGCCAAGGCCACCAGGCCCCTGCCCGAGAAGTGGCACGGCCTGGCCGACCGCGAAGAGCGCTACCGCCGGCGGTATCTCGATCTCCTGAACTCGCCGGAGTCCCGGCACCGCTTCGTCGTCCGTTCGCGGGCCATCACCGCCATACGCCGTTTCCTGCTCGACCTGGACTTCCTGGAAGTCGAGACGCCGATGATGCAGGCCATACCGGGCGGCGCCGCCGCGAGACCGTTCGTTACCCATCACAACGCCCTCGACCTCGATCTCTACCTGCGCATCGCCCCCGAGCTGTACCTCAAGCGATTGCTCGTCGGCGGTCTGCACCGGGTGTTCGAGATCAACCGCAACTTCCGCAACGAGGGCATCTCGACCCAGCACAACCCCGAATTCACAATGCTCGAGTTCTACTGGGCCTACTCGGACTACGAACAACTGATGGATATCACCGAACAGTTGCTCGCCGCCGTCGTCGGCGACGCCGGCGGAGGCACCGCGACCTGCACCTTCCGGCGCGACGAGATCGACTTCACCCCGGCGTGGCCCCGCTACAGCGTCCGGGATTCCCTGATCGAGATCGGAGGCCTCGACGCCACCACCGTGGACGATGAGTCCGCGCTCGCAGCCGAACTGGCAAGGCACGGCGAGGCGGAACCCAGGAGCCCCGGTTACGGCAACCTCCTGATGGCCCTCTTCGACCGGCTGGTCGAACCGAAGCTCATTCAACCCACCTTCATCCATGACTACCCGATCGAAGTCTCGCCCTTCGCCAAGCTGACCGCCGGCGACTCCCGCTTCACCGAGCGGTTCGAACTCTTCATCGGCGGCATGGAGATCGCCAACGCCTTCACCGAGCTGAACGACCCGGACGCCCAGGCGGAGCGCTTCCGCCAGCAACTGGCCGCCCGTGAAAGCGGCGACGACGAGGCCCACCGTTTCGACCGCGACTACGTCGAGGCTCTCCAGTACGGCATGCCCCCCGCCGGCGGCCTGGGCCTCGGCATCGACCGACTGGTCATGCTGTTGACGGATGCCCAGTCGATCCGGGATGTGATCCTGTTTCCGTTGCTGCGACCGCGGTAG
- a CDS encoding purine-nucleoside phosphorylase — MNQAKDTGPDTGLGAELEGSRGRWLEAGWPRPEAVLVTGSGLNLDLGERVAGRWPFDELLPFDVEAIEGHAATAEVVRMTNGKFVLYCRGRLHAYQGYTAAQVVYLVRLAALLGARLLVITNAAGSLRRELPPGSIAALSDHVNLTGLNPLRGRLPASWGPQFPDLADAYDPALRRRFIELGDAAGIPIGEGVYLGLLGPSYETPAEIRAYQALGVDLVGMSTVLEVIAARHMGLRVLGFSLVTNMGVGIEEGPVDHEDVLKVGGAAAAGIARLTSDLLGDHDFWHSESC; from the coding sequence GTGAATCAGGCCAAGGATACAGGGCCGGACACGGGTCTTGGCGCCGAACTCGAGGGGAGCCGCGGACGATGGCTCGAAGCTGGATGGCCGCGGCCCGAAGCCGTCCTGGTCACCGGCTCCGGCCTGAATCTCGACCTGGGCGAGCGGGTTGCCGGACGCTGGCCGTTCGACGAGTTGCTTCCCTTCGACGTCGAAGCGATCGAGGGTCACGCCGCCACGGCCGAAGTGGTCCGTATGACGAACGGAAAGTTCGTGCTGTACTGCCGCGGCCGGCTCCACGCCTACCAGGGGTACACCGCCGCCCAGGTCGTCTACCTGGTGCGGCTGGCGGCGCTTCTCGGAGCCCGCTTGCTTGTCATCACGAACGCCGCCGGCTCCCTGCGGCGCGAGCTGCCGCCAGGTTCAATCGCGGCGCTCTCCGATCACGTCAACCTGACCGGACTGAACCCGCTTCGCGGACGCCTGCCCGCGAGCTGGGGGCCTCAGTTCCCGGACCTGGCCGACGCCTATGACCCGGCGCTGCGCCGCCGCTTCATCGAACTCGGCGACGCCGCCGGAATCCCGATAGGCGAAGGCGTCTACCTGGGCCTGTTGGGGCCTTCCTACGAGACTCCGGCGGAGATCCGCGCCTACCAGGCCCTCGGCGTCGACCTGGTCGGCATGTCGACCGTTCTGGAAGTGATCGCCGCCCGCCACATGGGCCTCCGCGTGCTCGGCTTCTCCCTGGTCACGAACATGGGCGTCGGCATCGAGGAAGGACCCGTCGACCACGAGGACGTGCTCAAGGTCGGCGGCGCCGCCGCGGCCGGCATCGCTCGGCTGACCTCCGATCTCCTCGGCGATCACGATTTCTGGCACTCCGAATCCTGCTGA